A genomic segment from Spirochaetota bacterium encodes:
- the rimO gene encoding 30S ribosomal protein S12 methylthiotransferase RimO, whose translation MFQAPDISFYIISLGCAKNLVDSERVNGEMRAIGFQTAPSPEEANILIVNTCGFIEEAKKESIEVILDAAEIGDGIRSGFGRKLVAAGCLSQRYRHEVAADIREIDFIYGIIDDGFVPALCDAFGIAPAGAVGGHVRKLPLIEALPYRYIKIAEGCSNNCSYCAIPLIRGPMVSFPPERIMEDAEAAVSDGAKELIVIAQDIASYRHGRTDLADLVRRVSEIRGVEWVRLLYCHPDHIDGRIIDLLRDNERIVKYIDIPFQHASRSILYSMGRKGDAAMHLALVEELRARVAGIRIRSTFMVGYPGETDGDFGELMRFVERAALDRVGAFVYSPEEGTRAVEIDQRVAPAVARRRHARLMKLQQGISAKSMERLVGRTVRVLVEERIDEHTWAGRTEYDAPEVDGIFYLTGGNVSINSIVKARVTGSTEYDASGVLV comes from the coding sequence GTGTTCCAAGCGCCGGATATAAGTTTTTACATCATCTCCCTGGGGTGCGCGAAGAACCTCGTCGATTCCGAGCGGGTCAACGGTGAGATGCGCGCCATCGGCTTTCAGACGGCGCCCTCGCCGGAGGAAGCAAACATTCTGATCGTCAACACCTGCGGTTTCATCGAGGAGGCGAAGAAGGAATCGATCGAGGTGATCCTCGACGCCGCCGAAATCGGGGATGGTATTCGTTCCGGCTTCGGTCGAAAGCTCGTGGCCGCGGGTTGTCTCTCCCAGCGCTATCGCCATGAGGTGGCGGCCGACATCCGCGAGATAGATTTTATATACGGAATCATAGACGATGGTTTTGTCCCCGCGCTTTGCGACGCGTTCGGGATCGCTCCCGCGGGCGCCGTCGGCGGTCACGTGCGCAAGCTGCCGCTTATAGAGGCTCTTCCGTATCGATACATCAAGATAGCCGAGGGCTGTTCGAACAACTGCAGCTACTGCGCGATTCCGCTCATCCGCGGCCCGATGGTGTCGTTCCCACCAGAACGTATAATGGAGGATGCGGAAGCGGCCGTGAGCGACGGCGCGAAGGAGCTCATCGTCATCGCCCAGGACATCGCCTCGTACCGGCACGGGCGGACCGACCTTGCCGACCTCGTTCGGCGCGTTTCAGAAATTCGAGGTGTCGAGTGGGTCCGGCTTCTCTACTGCCATCCCGACCATATCGATGGGCGCATCATCGATCTGCTCCGCGATAATGAACGGATCGTCAAATACATCGATATACCGTTTCAGCATGCGAGCCGCTCCATTCTTTATTCAATGGGGCGAAAGGGCGACGCGGCGATGCACCTGGCCCTTGTGGAGGAGCTCCGTGCGCGGGTGGCGGGCATTCGAATACGCTCGACCTTCATGGTCGGGTATCCCGGGGAGACCGACGGGGATTTCGGGGAGCTTATGCGGTTTGTTGAGCGGGCTGCGCTCGACCGGGTGGGCGCGTTTGTCTATTCTCCGGAAGAGGGTACGCGGGCGGTGGAGATCGATCAACGGGTGGCGCCGGCGGTCGCCCGCAGGCGCCACGCGCGCCTCATGAAGCTGCAGCAGGGGATTTCGGCGAAGAGCATGGAGCGCCTCGTCGGCCGGACGGTACGTGTGCTCGTTGAGGAGCGAATCGACGAGCATACCTGGGCCGGCAGGACCGAATACGACGCGCCCGAGGTGGACGGCATTTTTTACTTGACCGGCGGTAATGTTTCGATTAATTCGATTGTGAAAGCCCGGGTCACAGGCAGTACTGAATACGATGCAAGCGGGGTTCTGGTGTGA
- the pgsA gene encoding CDP-diacylglycerol--glycerol-3-phosphate 3-phosphatidyltransferase: MNIRGLLEVPNLLSLLRIVLIPVFLYFIFIPTMEHRLWALVVFIFASITDFLDGWSARKLHQESDLGRFLDPLADKALVIAALTAFLILDPFIPLWMMVIIVGRDVLITLMRYLAIKKGTTLVTSSFGKIKTAFQMVSIIVIIMVFVFRRAGVGRYATDEFLKIVRVYEIMTSSIPDKWLIIGPYCLMLIVTLLTAFSGIRYIMTNWRLFLPPYSKRDSAA; this comes from the coding sequence GTGAATATTCGCGGTCTCCTGGAGGTGCCCAATTTACTCTCCCTTTTGAGGATTGTGCTCATCCCCGTCTTTTTGTACTTTATCTTCATCCCGACGATGGAGCACCGCCTGTGGGCGCTGGTCGTTTTTATCTTCGCGTCGATCACCGATTTTCTCGATGGTTGGAGCGCCCGCAAACTGCACCAGGAATCCGATCTCGGCAGGTTCCTCGATCCGCTGGCCGACAAGGCGCTGGTCATCGCGGCGCTTACCGCCTTTCTCATTCTCGATCCCTTTATTCCACTCTGGATGATGGTTATCATAGTCGGGCGCGATGTGCTCATAACGCTCATGCGCTATCTTGCCATTAAAAAGGGCACCACGCTTGTAACCAGCAGTTTCGGCAAAATCAAGACGGCTTTCCAGATGGTCTCAATCATCGTCATTATAATGGTGTTCGTTTTCAGGCGCGCGGGAGTGGGCCGGTACGCCACCGACGAATTTCTCAAGATCGTCCGCGTTTATGAGATCATGACATCCTCCATCCCGGACAAATGGCTCATCATCGGTCCGTATTGTCTCATGCTCATCGTAACGCTCCTCACGGCGTTTTCCGGTATCCGGTATATAATGACCAACTGGCGGCTTTTTCTGCCGCCGTATTCGAAAAGAGACAGTGCCGCATAA
- a CDS encoding phosphatidylglycerophosphatase A has translation MWWKELLFTGLYTGYFPWMPGTAGSFFAMMLYFTGYCLFGEAVVWINAAAVLLMLYPGVKLSEAGERFFVEKDPPQIVLDEMLGYGIAVLFHPFNWKVAVLAFLTFRVFDILKPWPTRRLQAMKGGLGVMIDDWVAGACTSAIIVGLKLLLPALGIAAL, from the coding sequence ATGTGGTGGAAGGAACTCCTTTTTACCGGCCTGTATACGGGGTATTTCCCGTGGATGCCCGGAACGGCGGGGAGTTTTTTCGCGATGATGCTCTATTTTACGGGATATTGCCTTTTCGGAGAGGCGGTCGTCTGGATCAACGCCGCCGCCGTGCTCCTTATGCTGTACCCCGGCGTGAAGCTCAGCGAAGCGGGCGAGCGTTTTTTCGTGGAAAAGGATCCGCCGCAGATAGTGCTGGACGAGATGCTGGGGTACGGGATCGCGGTGCTTTTCCACCCATTCAACTGGAAGGTGGCTGTTCTCGCGTTTCTGACCTTCCGCGTTTTCGACATACTCAAGCCATGGCCGACGCGCAGGCTGCAGGCGATGAAAGGCGGGCTTGGCGTCATGATCGATGACTGGGTGGCCGGAGCCTGTACCAGCGCGATCATCGTCGGGCTGAAGCTGCTTCTGCCGGCACTCGGTATCGCGGCGTTATAA
- a CDS encoding HIT domain-containing protein, which translates to MRDHLFNTDKIAYVKGARPDVSCILCAIAAGDPRLEILEVLRTGLCMVSINLYPFNTGHLLVFPLRHVEDYTGLSDGEALEVHRLTSLMISAVKEEFSPAGFNLGWNLGCASGASIAHLHQHIVPRYENELGFLDVLAGTRVVVVDPRDALGRLKKRILEIGGPV; encoded by the coding sequence ATGCGGGACCACCTGTTCAATACGGACAAGATCGCGTACGTTAAAGGCGCAAGGCCCGACGTCTCCTGCATTCTCTGTGCAATCGCCGCGGGCGATCCCCGGCTCGAGATCCTCGAGGTGCTTCGAACCGGACTCTGCATGGTTTCGATAAACCTCTATCCTTTCAATACGGGACATCTCCTGGTCTTTCCTCTCCGGCATGTAGAGGACTACACGGGACTGAGCGACGGGGAGGCCCTCGAGGTGCACCGACTTACCTCGCTCATGATTTCCGCCGTTAAGGAAGAGTTTTCCCCGGCCGGCTTTAACCTCGGGTGGAACCTTGGATGCGCGAGCGGAGCGAGCATCGCCCATCTGCACCAGCATATCGTCCCCCGCTATGAAAACGAACTCGGGTTCCTCGACGTGCTTGCCGGCACACGGGTTGTGGTCGTGGATCCGCGCGACGCCCTGGGGCGCCTGAAGAAGCGGATCCTCGAAATCGGGGGGCCGGTGTAA
- a CDS encoding tetratricopeptide repeat protein, producing the protein MKLQPVAVCLVVFSALSACGDISCPMSSPLRSVKSSAIADLKKKAAEYEARLAKGDRPDRLGQIYYDLGLKYVEDGNWDQAIASFGKAMEFGKKSAALQYYAAVSYANRGKDLGKDEDIRRAEYHYRQAIGINPDYLDAHYGLAILVYYEKGDTALGTSMMEQVVARGGTYYRAHFALGKIYYEQGKPEKALSVYEALCSELERKSDDSTLIREYRQQCGDNVRQLMKELSRS; encoded by the coding sequence ATGAAACTGCAGCCTGTGGCCGTGTGTCTGGTCGTATTTAGCGCGCTGTCGGCGTGCGGGGACATATCCTGTCCCATGTCGAGCCCCCTGCGCTCCGTCAAGTCCAGTGCGATCGCCGATTTAAAGAAAAAAGCCGCAGAATATGAAGCCCGGCTTGCCAAAGGGGACCGGCCCGACCGCCTCGGTCAGATATATTATGATCTCGGCCTCAAATACGTTGAGGATGGGAACTGGGACCAGGCCATAGCCTCGTTCGGAAAGGCCATGGAGTTCGGGAAAAAGTCGGCGGCACTGCAGTATTACGCGGCCGTATCGTACGCCAACCGGGGCAAGGATCTTGGAAAAGATGAGGATATCCGCAGGGCCGAATACCATTACCGTCAGGCGATTGGCATTAATCCCGATTACCTTGACGCACACTATGGTCTGGCCATTCTGGTATATTACGAAAAGGGCGATACGGCGCTTGGAACCTCGATGATGGAACAGGTGGTCGCCCGCGGCGGTACCTATTACCGGGCTCATTTTGCGCTCGGTAAAATCTATTACGAGCAGGGAAAACCCGAGAAGGCGCTGTCGGTATACGAGGCCCTTTGCTCGGAGCTTGAGCGAAAGTCGGACGATTCCACGCTGATACGGGAATATCGCCAGCAGTGCGGCGATAACGTCCGACAGCTCATGAAGGAGCTCTCCAGAAGTTGA
- the dprA gene encoding DNA-processing protein DprA, producing the protein MSGTERDILCAIALSVSSSPAGNDLWEAPSFPDASSAWEALAGGDRLVTQAYITARYSPRPIQAAEQILKVCRKKSIRVDTCWDARYPKLLKEISRPPLVLYAQGGTAVENSIAIVGTRKADPGARETARRIASELASSGFSVVSGMAVGVDREAHEGALSGGGMTVGVLANGIDIFYPAANSDLYRMILADGRSTLLSEYPPGIMAGRWTFARRNRIISGLSLGTVVVKAGTKSGALITARYALEQNREVFACPGPAFDESYFGCNGLIREGAQIVSSTEDIVSQFSAATAGAARVPVDSAPARDEDDSIGPLEREILGLLGGDSADIDALVRSSGQDAASVNETLVLLELSGKIIRAGTRVERLKTGPTT; encoded by the coding sequence TTGAGCGGCACTGAACGCGACATCCTGTGCGCCATTGCCCTTTCGGTCTCTTCGTCCCCCGCGGGAAACGACCTGTGGGAGGCGCCCTCGTTCCCCGATGCGTCATCGGCCTGGGAGGCCCTTGCCGGAGGAGACCGGCTTGTCACGCAGGCGTACATCACCGCACGGTATTCCCCCCGCCCGATACAGGCCGCCGAGCAGATACTGAAGGTGTGCCGCAAAAAGTCGATACGGGTCGACACCTGCTGGGACGCCCGTTATCCGAAGCTTCTGAAAGAGATATCCCGCCCGCCGCTTGTCCTCTACGCGCAGGGAGGGACCGCCGTCGAGAATAGCATCGCGATTGTGGGTACAAGGAAGGCCGATCCCGGAGCCAGGGAGACGGCGCGCCGCATCGCCTCGGAGCTTGCCTCGAGCGGTTTTTCCGTGGTCAGCGGCATGGCGGTCGGCGTGGACAGGGAGGCGCACGAGGGGGCTCTCTCCGGCGGAGGAATGACGGTGGGAGTTCTCGCCAACGGCATCGACATCTTCTATCCCGCCGCCAACAGCGATCTGTACAGGATGATACTCGCGGACGGCCGTTCCACGCTCTTGTCCGAATACCCGCCCGGTATTATGGCGGGCAGGTGGACCTTCGCACGTCGAAACCGTATAATAAGCGGGCTGTCGCTGGGCACCGTCGTCGTGAAGGCGGGAACGAAGAGCGGCGCGCTCATCACCGCCCGCTACGCGCTTGAGCAAAACCGCGAGGTCTTCGCCTGCCCGGGGCCGGCCTTCGACGAAAGCTATTTCGGGTGCAACGGACTGATAAGGGAGGGGGCGCAGATCGTGTCTTCGACCGAGGACATAGTGAGCCAGTTCTCGGCCGCGACCGCCGGAGCAGCGCGAGTCCCGGTCGATTCGGCGCCGGCCCGCGACGAAGACGATTCCATCGGCCCGCTTGAACGCGAGATTCTCGGCCTGCTCGGCGGGGACTCCGCGGACATCGACGCGCTGGTCAGGAGTTCGGGGCAAGACGCGGCATCGGTGAATGAAACACTGGTGCTGCTCGAGCTATCGGGAAAAATCATCAGGGCCGGTACCCGCGTGGAGAGGCTCAAGACAGGGCCCACGACATGA
- the topA gene encoding type I DNA topoisomerase, translating into MEKDGKTLIIVESPSKAKTINKYLGGKYIISSSMGHIIDLPKSRLAVNVDDNFTPEYITIRGKAKILNDLKKKAGQASRVLLATDPDREGEAISWHLANALRPKNDNILRIEFNEITETAILEAVRHPRDIDMSLVNAQQARRILDRIVGYNISPILWRKVKKGLSAGRVQSVALRVICEREKEIESFAPEEYWSLDAVLELKGKKFTGSFYSLEGEKTKLKTKADVDAVLERLGDGPFTVKSVQRKERRRNPLAPYITSKMQQDAANRLGFTSGKIMMVAQQLYEGIDLKGEGPVGLITYMRTDSTRVSDSALSAVRRYIGESFAEGYLPEKPNTYANKKNAQDAHEAIRPTDVFRTPESLKADLSRDQYRLYGLIWRRFVSSQMTSEVSEVSTVMLERGDVAFRASGSRVLFDGFTAVDSEDKTKKMDLPKLAEGDEPAVREYLPEQHFTTPPPRYNDASLVKFLEESGIGRPSTYAPTINTLIARYYAVRSGRQLVPTVLGRLVNEIMMAHFGSLVSIDFTAKMEERLDLVEESRADWVDMLREFYSSFKITVDEAEHKIEEMKNILDEETDEVCEKCGGKMMKKLGKFGFFLACSGFPECRNAKSLPLGKCPVDACEGDVVKRQAKKGRPFYACSRYPECTFMTREVPSNKPCPKCGSLLFSRRVKNRGQMLICLKESCGYRLELLDEENAKQPENGE; encoded by the coding sequence ATGGAGAAAGACGGGAAAACGCTTATCATCGTAGAGTCGCCCTCCAAGGCCAAGACCATTAACAAGTACCTGGGCGGTAAATATATCATCTCGTCGTCCATGGGGCACATCATCGACCTGCCGAAATCGAGGCTGGCGGTGAACGTCGACGATAACTTCACTCCGGAATACATCACCATCCGCGGAAAAGCGAAGATTCTGAACGATCTGAAGAAGAAGGCGGGGCAGGCATCGAGGGTGCTGCTCGCGACCGACCCGGACCGCGAGGGCGAGGCCATCTCGTGGCACCTCGCAAATGCGCTTCGGCCGAAGAACGATAACATACTGCGCATCGAGTTCAACGAGATCACCGAGACGGCGATACTCGAGGCGGTCAGACACCCGCGCGACATAGACATGAGCCTGGTAAACGCGCAGCAGGCCCGGCGCATCCTTGACCGCATAGTCGGCTACAACATCAGCCCGATTCTGTGGCGAAAGGTCAAGAAGGGACTTTCCGCCGGCAGGGTGCAGTCGGTCGCTCTTCGCGTTATATGCGAGCGCGAAAAAGAAATCGAGTCCTTCGCCCCCGAGGAATACTGGTCGCTCGACGCGGTTCTCGAATTGAAGGGAAAGAAGTTCACGGGGTCGTTTTACTCGCTCGAGGGCGAAAAGACAAAACTTAAGACAAAGGCCGATGTGGACGCAGTTCTGGAGCGCCTGGGCGATGGCCCGTTTACGGTAAAGAGCGTACAGCGCAAGGAGCGAAGGCGAAACCCGCTTGCTCCCTACATAACGAGCAAGATGCAACAGGACGCCGCCAACAGACTCGGCTTCACTTCCGGAAAGATCATGATGGTCGCCCAGCAACTGTACGAAGGGATCGATCTGAAGGGCGAGGGGCCGGTGGGGCTCATCACCTACATGAGGACCGACTCCACGCGTGTTTCCGATAGCGCTCTTTCGGCCGTGCGCAGGTATATCGGCGAAAGCTTTGCCGAGGGCTATCTGCCGGAGAAGCCGAACACTTACGCCAATAAAAAAAACGCACAGGATGCGCACGAGGCAATACGGCCGACCGACGTATTCCGTACGCCCGAGTCGCTGAAGGCCGACCTCAGCCGCGACCAGTACCGGCTTTACGGTCTGATCTGGCGGCGTTTCGTCTCCTCGCAGATGACCTCGGAGGTCTCTGAGGTGTCCACCGTCATGCTGGAGCGCGGCGATGTCGCCTTCAGGGCGAGCGGAAGCCGGGTCCTTTTCGACGGTTTCACCGCCGTGGACAGCGAGGACAAAACGAAAAAGATGGACCTGCCGAAACTCGCGGAAGGCGACGAACCCGCTGTAAGGGAATACCTTCCCGAGCAGCATTTTACCACGCCGCCACCCCGCTATAACGACGCCTCGCTCGTGAAGTTCCTGGAGGAATCCGGTATCGGAAGGCCGTCGACATACGCTCCCACCATCAACACGTTGATCGCCCGCTATTACGCGGTGCGCTCGGGGCGTCAGCTCGTTCCGACGGTGCTCGGGAGGCTGGTCAACGAGATCATGATGGCGCATTTCGGTTCGCTGGTATCGATCGATTTTACCGCGAAAATGGAGGAACGGCTCGATCTCGTGGAGGAATCGAGAGCGGACTGGGTCGATATGCTGAGGGAATTTTACAGCTCCTTCAAGATTACGGTCGACGAGGCCGAACATAAGATAGAGGAGATGAAAAACATCCTCGACGAGGAAACTGACGAGGTCTGCGAAAAATGCGGCGGAAAAATGATGAAGAAGCTCGGGAAGTTCGGCTTCTTTCTGGCCTGTTCGGGGTTTCCGGAGTGCCGCAACGCAAAGTCGCTGCCGCTCGGGAAGTGCCCGGTGGATGCCTGCGAGGGCGACGTGGTGAAGCGCCAGGCGAAGAAGGGGAGGCCCTTTTACGCCTGCAGCCGGTATCCGGAATGCACCTTCATGACGCGCGAAGTCCCCTCGAACAAGCCGTGCCCGAAATGCGGAAGCCTGCTCTTCTCCCGCAGGGTCAAAAACCGGGGTCAGATGCTCATCTGCCTCAAGGAATCATGCGGATACCGTCTCGAGCTTCTCGACGAGGAAAACGCCAAACAGCCGGAAAACGGGGAGTGA
- a CDS encoding tyrosine-type recombinase/integrase, producing MYAEIDRFMDYLVSERNASRMTVNSYNDDLVQFSAFLAGLGEDEFDSPKGGADIPAGEITTGLIRAFIESCYDRSLKKSSISRKIACLKSFFTYLYNERIIASNPAAEVSFPRKEKPLPRFLYNKEVERILDFPVESFLDFRDRAILETFYSTGARVSELAAAERADFDEHGQRLRVLGKGARERIVFLTGDAIRWIRAYLVERGKKFGSIDGPLFVNGRGGGLSARGIFGIVDKRSRAAGLLARVTPHTLRHSFATELLNNGADIRAVQEMLGHQSISTTQVYTHTTKLRLKRIYSRCHPHSDENYGK from the coding sequence GTGTACGCGGAAATAGACCGTTTCATGGACTACCTTGTCTCCGAAAGGAACGCCTCGCGGATGACCGTTAATTCGTATAACGACGATCTCGTTCAGTTCTCCGCCTTTCTGGCCGGTCTCGGAGAAGACGAGTTCGACTCACCGAAGGGCGGCGCGGATATCCCGGCCGGCGAAATAACGACGGGGCTCATTCGTGCATTCATCGAGTCCTGTTACGACCGCTCGTTGAAGAAGTCGTCCATATCGCGAAAAATCGCCTGCCTGAAGTCGTTTTTTACCTATCTTTATAACGAGCGAATCATAGCGTCCAACCCCGCGGCTGAAGTGTCCTTTCCCCGAAAGGAAAAGCCCCTGCCGCGCTTTCTGTACAACAAGGAGGTGGAGCGCATACTGGATTTCCCGGTGGAATCCTTCCTCGATTTCCGCGACAGGGCCATCCTTGAAACCTTCTACTCCACCGGAGCGCGCGTTTCGGAGCTCGCCGCGGCGGAGCGCGCGGACTTTGACGAGCACGGGCAAAGACTTCGCGTACTCGGAAAGGGCGCGCGGGAGAGGATAGTTTTTCTCACCGGCGACGCGATCAGATGGATCAGAGCGTATCTCGTGGAGCGGGGAAAGAAGTTCGGGTCGATCGACGGCCCCCTTTTCGTCAACGGGCGCGGAGGGGGGCTGAGCGCCCGCGGCATTTTCGGTATCGTCGATAAGCGGTCGCGCGCGGCGGGCTTACTGGCGCGGGTGACCCCGCATACTCTCCGGCACAGTTTCGCGACTGAGCTTCTCAACAACGGGGCGGACATACGAGCCGTTCAGGAAATGCTGGGCCACCAGAGCATCTCCACCACGCAGGTCTACACCCACACAACCAAGTTGCGTCTCAAAAGGATATACAGCCGTTGCCACCCGCATTCGGACGAAAACTACGGCAAATAG
- a CDS encoding P83/100 family protein yields MRKHCAFILLILLAVVPAAGLEVDIDELKKAGKIEFINYTGPRQNQDSVAVVKSIGSGLAAEAQKRGENARVHYYTKYSLIRAISKEEPEKFSADIFSINKNARVTHIRYIRHILSGYFERMYGYSGKNAYTLAVFTTYYNAVYRGDVEYFGKAYKKVVTGNLTPRNAGLSTRYDEWPGATRIVIPLSETAKRGEIDSIDPDIISDRKVRTAIRKEDENLEQRKDLVDLKEKIIEKDKKETAEKKADLVKEAREVEKEKKRIEDEKADLERKKREQDREEQKLKDEKEKAKSIRDAEEKKKKEEEITVREEKLKQEKQKTAEKEKAVATEERKVAEKKGEIKKEEKRVAEKESKIAKKEESLKEEKKEIEKDELKKDIKESPEKAKAKLEEKEKELDKREDELRSKELDKSVFAEKLYYLKIREYLEAGHYNNEMYMINAAARRVMFKSPVENICGSRYDVFSGGVAVIVHQGDHKTGHRLMLLDRETLKESRRGKDDVFWRSFVEVRDGFIYAVTVENGKYYLGRYDGSLARTARSQEQVSENTFISFYGEYVYINRHDKKILVLKKADLSLVEVIEPK; encoded by the coding sequence ATGCGAAAACACTGTGCGTTTATCCTTCTCATTCTTCTTGCCGTCGTTCCCGCCGCCGGCCTGGAAGTCGACATCGACGAGTTGAAAAAAGCCGGGAAGATAGAATTTATCAATTACACCGGCCCCCGGCAAAACCAGGACAGCGTCGCCGTCGTTAAATCGATCGGAAGCGGCCTTGCCGCGGAAGCGCAGAAGCGCGGCGAAAACGCGCGGGTACACTATTACACGAAATATTCGCTTATCAGGGCCATCTCGAAGGAAGAGCCCGAAAAATTCTCGGCCGACATCTTTTCAATAAATAAAAATGCCAGGGTCACGCACATCCGGTACATCCGCCATATCCTTTCCGGCTATTTTGAGAGAATGTACGGGTATTCCGGGAAGAACGCGTACACGCTCGCCGTATTCACCACTTATTACAACGCCGTTTATCGCGGGGATGTTGAATACTTCGGAAAAGCCTATAAAAAGGTCGTGACCGGAAACCTTACTCCGCGAAACGCCGGCCTTTCGACCAGATACGACGAATGGCCCGGCGCAACGCGAATCGTCATCCCGCTCTCCGAGACTGCGAAACGCGGCGAGATCGACTCGATCGATCCCGATATCATCTCCGACAGGAAGGTGCGGACGGCCATTCGCAAGGAGGATGAAAACCTCGAACAGCGCAAGGACCTTGTGGACCTGAAGGAAAAAATAATCGAGAAAGATAAAAAGGAGACCGCCGAAAAAAAAGCAGACCTTGTCAAAGAAGCACGCGAGGTCGAGAAGGAGAAAAAACGAATTGAGGACGAGAAAGCCGATCTGGAGCGCAAAAAACGGGAACAGGACCGGGAGGAACAGAAGCTCAAAGACGAAAAGGAAAAAGCGAAAAGCATAAGGGACGCCGAAGAGAAAAAGAAAAAAGAGGAAGAGATCACCGTACGCGAGGAAAAGCTAAAACAGGAAAAGCAAAAGACGGCCGAAAAGGAGAAGGCCGTCGCGACGGAAGAGAGGAAAGTAGCCGAGAAAAAAGGGGAAATCAAAAAAGAAGAGAAGCGTGTCGCCGAAAAAGAGAGCAAGATAGCGAAGAAAGAGGAATCACTCAAAGAAGAAAAGAAAGAAATCGAGAAGGATGAGCTGAAAAAAGACATAAAGGAAAGCCCCGAAAAGGCGAAAGCGAAGCTCGAGGAAAAGGAAAAGGAACTGGACAAGCGCGAGGACGAACTTCGAAGCAAGGAGCTCGACAAGAGCGTGTTCGCCGAGAAGCTCTATTACCTTAAAATACGGGAATATCTCGAGGCGGGGCATTATAATAACGAGATGTACATGATCAACGCCGCCGCGCGCAGGGTGATGTTCAAATCCCCGGTGGAAAACATCTGCGGAAGCCGCTACGACGTATTCTCGGGCGGCGTGGCGGTAATCGTCCACCAGGGCGACCACAAGACCGGCCATCGGCTGATGCTCCTCGACCGCGAAACGCTGAAGGAATCCAGACGCGGAAAGGACGATGTTTTCTGGCGCAGTTTTGTCGAGGTTCGCGACGGTTTTATCTATGCAGTTACGGTCGAGAACGGAAAATATTATCTCGGCAGGTACGACGGCTCCCTCGCGCGCACGGCCCGTTCACAGGAGCAGGTGAGCGAGAATACCTTTATCAGTTTTTACGGCGAATATGTGTACATCAACCGGCACGATAAAAAGATACTGGTGCTCAAGAAGGCCGACCTCTCGCTCGTCGAGGTGATCGAGCCCAAATGA
- the hslO gene encoding Hsp33 family molecular chaperone HslO translates to MKGDHVARIICEHYNLRIYTALTADLARTITGQHKTSPAATLALGRAINATALLCAALKPSSAQSVTLRISGTGPIREIHVQADAKGNIRGYVANPAVEPVVRNGAIDIPAIIGAGFLTVVKDLGLKEPYSSVIPLHTGEIARDCAYYLTESEQVPSAMIIGLALKSDGTIAGSGGILVQRFPDTADTALERVETNIAGMKNPLGESLRRGEDIISVVSRLMDDQPLSLLSTNPIRAACRCNREMIGEIIQGIDGGEIEEMLDKDHGIELRCTFCTKNYHYDEIEVRALLDR, encoded by the coding sequence ATGAAAGGAGATCACGTCGCGCGCATAATCTGCGAGCACTACAATTTACGCATTTACACGGCGCTGACGGCGGACCTCGCACGGACGATTACGGGGCAGCATAAAACCTCGCCCGCCGCCACGCTTGCGCTGGGACGGGCGATCAACGCAACGGCGCTCCTCTGCGCCGCGCTAAAGCCCAGTTCCGCGCAGAGCGTCACCCTCAGGATATCCGGAACCGGCCCCATCCGCGAGATTCACGTGCAGGCGGACGCGAAGGGCAATATACGGGGCTACGTCGCAAACCCCGCGGTGGAGCCGGTAGTCAGAAACGGCGCCATCGACATCCCCGCGATCATCGGGGCGGGCTTTCTGACCGTGGTGAAAGACCTGGGACTCAAGGAGCCCTACAGCAGCGTCATCCCGCTTCATACAGGCGAGATCGCCCGGGACTGCGCCTATTATCTCACCGAATCCGAGCAGGTGCCGTCGGCAATGATCATCGGCCTTGCGCTCAAAAGCGACGGGACCATAGCGGGCTCGGGCGGCATACTGGTCCAGAGATTCCCGGACACCGCCGATACCGCGCTGGAGCGCGTCGAGACCAACATCGCAGGCATGAAGAACCCGCTTGGCGAATCGCTCCGTCGGGGCGAAGACATCATATCGGTCGTCTCCCGTTTAATGGACGACCAGCCGCTGAGCCTGCTGAGCACGAATCCGATACGGGCGGCGTGCCGCTGCAACAGGGAGATGATCGGCGAAATAATTCAGGGGATCGACGGCGGGGAAATCGAGGAGATGCTCGATAAAGATCACGGCATTGAACTGCGCTGCACCTTCTGCACGAAAAACTATCATTACGACGAGATCGAGGTGCGCGCTCTACTTGACCGATGA